The Diabrotica virgifera virgifera chromosome 4, PGI_DIABVI_V3a genome segment GATTGCAGAAATAAGCGTGGATGAACACATATTTGTTCAGACAATAGATCGTTTACGAATTTGTTCCCAAAGTGAAAAAACATTTGACAAAATTAAAACTGCTCATCAAAGCACTTCTTCTTCCTGACAACGCGCTTACTCACCAGGAAGATATTCAGTGTGATgatgaaaaataaattaaactgcTGTTCCCAGTCTTCAACAGCCGATGGACCAAGGGGCCCTTGAGTGCTTCAAGAGGAAGTACCCCAATAGGAAGTTTGGCCAAATATAGAAGATAAGATTGACCAAGCAAACACAACAGCAGGTGAGCCAAACAACATTCTTGTTAACGAACCTGATGAAAATGCAGCTCTATCTCACGACTTTCAGCAACTACCGAGCTGTTGTCCCATTGTTAAAGAAGATGTTCTGGAGTGGATCATCTTTGAAAAGCAGCTACACAACGAGGTTTTGAACGACAACAAAATCGCCGTGTGTCATTCGCCAGGAAAATGAGAAGGAAACGACGCAAAGGCTGCTTAGATAGAAGAGgaagataaagaaaataaaataagccACGCTGAAGGCAAAGCAGCTTTGCAACTGGCAGCTACCTATATCGAACAGCAAAAAGAGGCAACTGCCATCGATgcaatgtttattaaaaaataactttgcacataaaaaatcattaaaaaagaaaaaatagcaGATTTTTTTAAGTGTTTCCGAATCCAAACCACTAATGtatagtaatatttttaaattttattatgcCTACTTACAGTTCTGTGAGTATGATTTTGTAGTGTTTTGTGACCTTCTGTCTTTTCATAATGTGTTAATATATGTCAGAGTAGTGTCTGTGTTGTATTTTACATAGTGTGCAAGTGTTTTGTGTTTGCTAGATTCTTACAAACAATAAATGGGCATTTTTTAGGTAGGCATCGGTTAGTTCGGCCACTTTTAAGTTCGGCCTAGGGTCCGGTCCCGAGGTGGCCGAACTTACGAGAGTCTACtgtactaataaaaaatttttttaaatgtgattttttacaggagagaaagtattgtttataaagataaatatattttgtgccataatgactaaaaaacaattaaaatgtgtacttatattacgacttatagtaatataattctggggtatattgtccaccaccggaaacaacaaataataaaatgtaaattacgatctttccagaacgccgattataacgaaactaaaaccaaattataaagcacattccagttagagagataagcaaggtcaaaaattaaatttttaaatatatttccagtagaattcttatatctggtgtacaaagtacgccagcgtgTGTAGTTAAATGTTAAAATTGCTCCATGCTGTACTGGAGAGCAATTGGGGATAGAAGGGGATGAAAACTGGAAGAATATAGGTATCTCTATATTGTAATGTTATTCAATACTTCTTTACCTTAAAACAAATAAGTAGtaaacaaaattttataaaacaataatttatttgtacaagaaattagatcaaattcaTTTTCAAAAATCATGCCACTTTGGTGTGATTTACGAATGTGCCTTTTTGTATTCCTCGGGCCACACAATACTTTCAATCCAGTTTGTGTAATATGAAACTCTAGTATATATTGACGGACTTCTAGTGATACCACAGGCTTTACCAAACGATGTAACTCCAACTATTCTAAAACCTTTTCCATTATCATATTTGTAGTGATTTCGTACTTGAAGAGGTCCTCCTGAATCTCCCTAAAAACATAAGCTACTTTAGATAAATATAATTAACCTTTCATATAGATACATACTTCTTGGAGACAAAATTTTATCGATTTATAATACCGTAAAAAATAGAAATCAAACACCTTTGATGTTACGGGCGTGTAATCCGAATGAAAGATGAACGATGACCAGTAAAATTAAGACAATACATACACCACAAGAATTGGTAGGATGTGTTACGCAGATGATGCAGCAATTATTGCCGAGTCAGAAGATGATCTTCAGAGACAGCTCTTTCAAATAAGCCGCCACTAAATATGAATATTTCTACCAACAAAACTCAACGTATGACAATAGCAAAAGATCCTCTCAGATGTAAGTTAGTGGTTGAGAACAACCCCATAGAACAGGTGATGCAATTCAGATATCTGGGCATAGATATATCAAGTACCCGTGACCCAGTAAAGGACCTGAGGAGTCAAatcaacaaagcatctgcattTTCAGGATGTCTACGGGAGACAGTCTGGTCAAATCCGTATATGTGCACAGATAGTAAAATTATAATCTACAAGACTTGCATACGACCGATCATGACATATGGCATAGAAGTGCGCGAAGACATcaacaaaacgaaacagatgAAACAGAAACGAAAGAGTTGTCAAAATGAAAACCTGTAACGATAATGTAATTTTAtagtctagagtacgccaatgattTAAGCAAAAAGTGTTTTTATAGCGTCTTGGACGATATAAAAGATGGAACGAAAAGCTTAGTGGAGCATCAAATACAACGACAACGTTACATTGACGCCCGAGCATTAATTTTAAAAGGGTTTAAGACCTTTAAACAGATTgaacaaatatattataaatatggcGGAATCAGAAGGTACGGTAGGCTTAGAAATAGCGGATGAGACGGTAGGCTGGGTATATAAATTTAAGAAAGAGGATTTAAGTAATGTTATGGCAGAATTTAACTTAGATACGACACGTAAATTAGACGATCTTCGATCAAGAATGGTCTTACATATCGCTCAAAAAAGACCGACACAGTTACCAATATCGGAACTGAGGATCCGGAAACATACGATACACAAACGGAAAATGAACATAGTGAAATAATGGACACAGCTAGAAAATGGGGCTTACATTTTGACGGATCAAAATACATTACAGAATTTTTGAAAAGGCTACACGAACTAAAAACCTGTTACCGGATTCTAGACGATGCATTATTGAAAGCGCTACCAGAAGTATTTAGGGGAAAAGCGATACTATGGTTCCGAACAACGTCGACTTCTGGGAAAACTGGACTCCTTTTGTAATGCCATATTATGGCAttacaaaagaaagaaatttctGGAATAATATTCTGTAGATTGTAACGATAATATAATTTGGTCGTCTAGAATATGTCAATGTATTAAGCTTAACGTGTAAATATTTATTCTTTGCCCGAGATCATCACAAGATTTTTAAACAAACTCTCTTAAACATTTTATTACTAAGAAACGCCTTCTACTTAGAGCTTTATAAAAAGTACCTACTTACTTCACATGTGTCTACTCCTATTTCTCCTCCAGCACAGATCATCGTGTTACCAACAATACCCTGTGGTAGAATCGATTTTTTTACGTCGCTGTATAATCTGTTGCATGTTTCTGTATTCACTTCATTTAAACTAACTTTTAGCAAAAAGCTACTTTGCTCTTCAGCAAATCCTATTTTACCCCAACCAGCAGCAGTCATATTGTTATATGgatctaaaataaaaattactcTGTATATATAACGTTAGGCGAATTGCAGCCATTTTACAGCGGCGTATTACAATCCGACAAGCGAGACCTGGCGGCTGACCTTCTCGTATTGTGTAGTTCTTGTTGTGTATTTTCACTCAAGGTCGCCTGCCAGCTATCGTTTGTCGGATTGTACTAGTGGTAAAAGAATTCCCTAGAAATAACatcttgagactcataattcaaggaaaaatagagggtaggAGAAGCGTAGAAAGGAGATgcgtttcctggttgaagaacctgagagaatggtttggttgcagcttaaggcaactgttcagagcagctgcctTGAAGGTCAAAATAGTCATGATGATTGTCAACCTTCGTTGcgaagatggcacttaaagaacaAGAAGGAATTCCCCGAAGTGCGTGTAGAATCACATCCAATCATAACCCCACTTCTAAGTTAAAATGACTAATTAGTTTTTTACGCTTGTGTTTAActatgtattgttatgctctgtatttctctcttgttatgagattgatcagcaaattcttattttgattaactacttaattattttaattattacttatgtaaaacaaaatcaaaattaaattaaattttctaataaattttattctcagggctattttaatattaatgcATTACGTTAGGTTTGTGGCTTCTATATAGTTGTGGCTTCTTCTCAAGTTGCTTACTTCGTCcagggacaaaacagggaaattaaacacactcgatgtcatataaatgttataaataatttttatttatccaatataccataaatataagatttaaaatttatactaaaattcaattctgttgaaattttttctcatctaataaattaagctttatttctgatatctcctttgttttaacaaaaattttatttaaataattcgttagactattcttacaaaaaaaactaaaatttgctTTTCTCCTTTggaattgattacttatttcttctttaaattttggaaagacTAAATTATGCTATGGAAACGCTCGGTTTTCACCCCcatttgggggtgaaaaaatatatgtccgaaataagtccggaaatttgAAAcagactaattttaagtaacttttgttctatagagctctttcgccaagtcaacacttttcgagttatttgcgcgtgaatatgttcatttttcaacaaaataaccacatttttagacggttttttgtaaataactcaaaaagtaagtattttgtcgaaaaaaacgttcttagcaaaaatatagcctataaaaaagtaaaaaaaaaatggtgtacgcgttaggtctctggatctcgtagaaccagagttatagccaatgaaaaatagattcatattcacccaatttcaaatagaatatttcgacgtgaaatatccaaaaaattaagcactttttggggaaaacccgtcataacttttttaaaatgtttaaaaaaagctttatttctgtttttacacaaaaagtttctagcattaaatttaagcaagttacgctcaaaataaagttgattccttttgtttttgcaaaaaaaatcgggaagaacaccccctaattaacaacttaaatgaaattaatcgttaccgctccacaaattattttacttatgttgtgtttatatggtctgtaagtttcatcgacccaaagtgaaatttttgaaaaaatttgtttttttggtgaaaaaatatttggtgtttctaaatttgcatacattcgtgatcagtgactcgttcaaccccttttaactacagccctttcaataatgaggactttgaaccgatgaaacttatagatcatataaacaatatatacacgagtctaGAAACttatgaagtcgtaacgattaagttcatttaagatactaattaggggtgattttctcgatttttttaccaaaaccaaaagggagtaactttattttgagcgtaacttatttaattttgatgctagaaatttcttttataaaacaaaaatgaagcttcttttaaacactttaaataatttgtaatgagttttccccgaaatgtgcttcatttttggttatttcacgttaaagtattccatttggaatttgacgaatattaacctatttttcattagctataactctgtttctACTGGGTGTATCTACGTGTATCTACTGGGTGTACGTGATatctacaccatttttttaaattttttacaggctatatttttactaagaatgttttttcgacaaaattcttactatttgagttatttgcgagaaaccgtccaaaaacgtggttattttgttgaaaaaatgaacatattcactgccaaataactcgaaaagtattgacttagtgaaaaaactctatagaacaaaagttacttaaaattagccagtttatccatttcctgactttctttggacgaatattttttcacccccaaaagggggtgaaaaccactcccagggcaaaagcacatatcggcacaatatcactttttttctttgacttgttagctatgtgtatgccaaatttcatgtcaatccaagcggttctttaaaatttagaggttttgcaatatttcaccgttaaagaacggactattagtTAATTGAAAGTAAAGATGATTCCGATTTGATTACAGGACAGGGACTCTACTATGTGTTTATACGTATTTCGGCTTTACCATAGCCACCTCGAAGCACCTTTGTAGAGGCGCTGAACTggaatcaaatcctttcatctcttcggtgtaattattaaaataatcactaaagatgctagtagcaccatctatgaatcgtAAGTCGAATGAGTCAGAAACTAATATTCCAATTGTTATCCTCTGATGTCTTTTAAGATCTAAATATAAAGCAATACAAAGTGATGAATTAGTCGACAAGGGAATCTATACCTAATTGCATCCAGGACCTGTCGTTCACCGTGATAACAATCTTTAGCGAACTGGTTCATTTTGTACTCACAAAAATGAATACAGATAAAATGAAAgtaaagatggttcagatttaaTTATAAGACAGGGCCTCTACTATGTACTTAGTTAATTATTATCTATCCATATTTTATCTATTATTGTTCCATTAACCCTATTAATTTTCCACTTGTTATTGCAATATTATCTCTATCCAAAGAACCACGCTCACATATCTTCCGACTCTAGGCAACGTGACCATCCtatcacatatacagggtgtcccgaaaagattggtcataaattataccacagattctggggtcaaaaataggttgatttaacctcacttacctatatacaatagtgcacacaaaaaaagttacagccctttgaagttataaaatgaaaatcgattttttttcagatatcgaaaactcttagagatttttcattgaaaatggacatgtggcattcgtatggcagcagcatcttaaataaaaattaaagtaaaatttgtgtaccccataaaaaatttatgggggttttgttcccttaaaccccccccccaaacttttgtgtacgttccaatttaattattattgtggcaccattagttaaacacgctgttcttaaaacttttttgcctcttagtactttttcgataagccagtgtttatcgacatattttgaatatttgtcgaattcaccacatatttgtatacggttaagtacgattatagagacctgttaacaatctgaaaatgtatttataatttacatttttaggtatatgttgaaaaagaagccacatctcgataaaaggtgacttatcaaaaaaagactaagagacaaaaaagttttaaaaacactgtgtttaactaatggtaccacaataatagtttaattggaacgtacacaaacatttggggggtttaaagaacaaaactcccataaaaattttatgtaaatatattaaaaaagaagccgcatctcgataaaaactcgcttatcgaaaaaatactaagaggcaaaaaagttttaaaaacgttgtgtttaactaatggtaccacaataatgaataaattataacgtgcacaaaagtttgggggtgcTTAAGGGataaaaacccccataaaatttttatggggtggacaaacctcactataattttgttttaagatgatcctgtcATAACAATGATagatgtccattttcaataaaaaatctttaatagttttcgatatattgaaaaaattcgattttcattttgtaacttcaaggggctataactttttttatgagcacatttatactaacgtaagttaggttcaatcgaattatttttggctccagaatgtgtggtgtaatttatgaccaatcttttcgggacaccctgtataaatgtgtGATTGGACTTTACCATCTTAAGTGATTCCTTGACCTATCTAAGAATACTATCGTCCTGATCCTTTGTCTTCAAAACAACAAGCAATATCTAAAAAAGTTAATCAGAAAACATGACTCAATCATTCAAACAAAACTCTATTAGAAAATATCTAATAAAatcacagaaaaaaataatacaaacaaaaaatagaaacataaCATTCACGAAAAGGTTATAAAAGAACATTACCTACCATATATCTTCTTTACCGTTTGTAAACAAGCTATTGCTACATATTCTGTCAACATGACATTTCGATCTAATTTAACTAGAGCAATATCGTGATATTTGGAAGAAAATGAGTAGCGCGGATGCGCAATTACTctaattattttaaaatcttGAGGTTCTGCGTCGTCTTCATCAGTGGAGATATCCAGATCACCTAGATGGACCCATTTGGCCTCCCCACTGAAAACAggttaatcaaaataacttatttaattaaaaatcgtttaaattgTAATGTAGACAGTAGTAGATAAAAAGCCAGATTTTTCTGCTAAGAAAAACCCAAGAGCATTAGTTTTTCGTAGCAAGAAAGGTTATGGCAAAAgaacaataatataatattagtttaaaaattttgaatacAGCTAAATACCATTATAAATACCACTATCGTATTCCTGGATAAACTACTTAACACCTTCACTAAGACTAATGCTCTTACTAAGTCCAAAAATCTATCTAGTCTCCTTCTTCTTGTTCCAGTTCCAGAAATCGTCATAGAAATTTTGACTGTTTACAGCTGCTCCAAACACAAATAATATGGTTGTCCTATTGTACTAAGCTTTAAGGAAAAAGGCGCAAAATATcgtctgtcaaaattttcaatgtgttttaaaggtttttatttttttcgaattttaagaaaactaataagtatttctgaaaaatataaacgcagatggctgaaagtcccttagaataaataaaaagtttcttttaaatgaaatatttgcaattaaaaataacactaaattttcagtagtaattgcacaagagctataaaattattgaatttttcccgagtgacactttcatgccccgcgcactctaataaaaaacatgtaatcgtatttattttccttccattttgtcagaggcgctgatgtcggcattgtgattgatGGAAttcagtgttcgtgttcgttcgatcgttgtcgttcagttattttatatggtcggtttatgtgatgtgtttgtgtcaccataaaaagctgatattcagtcgtgttttttgatatttttgttattttgtaatcgagtacctttttaaaggtaagtttttttaaaggtaggtactgttttttgatatttttgttattttgtaatcgagtacctttttaaaggtaagtttttctaattgtaaggtagagattttctgattgtaggtactgtttatccaacagttttaaaatacacattttatttcgcgttttgttgttaggtctaatggctcccATCAGgtgttgtgtgcagacggtggaaaaattcaacgagtaaatatatatttaatccaaattaaatagGGGAGCATGGGTTACAGTGAACCACTTTTTATTTGGAGAGGTGTAACTCAGGAAAAAATATGCATATATGTCTGAAATTTGGATGATGAATGCTATAACGTACGAACTTCTGCTCTCATAAGTGAAACATGATATAACCAGATGTTTGGTActcattacaaaatatttttttcaaagcGTCACTTGGTTCAGTGtgcccctgtccttgtgaacagTGAACCAGGCTTATGGGTAACAATGAACCAAATGGGGGTACAGAGAATCAGCAGGTTTCTTGAAGGAAAGAAAACGCATGATATAGCAAAACCTTTAATAACTCACTACTACTACAAACTAGCGGAtatctatttgagtaaaatttaatttgaatgaATAGAATGACTGTTGTCGTTTAGTATTCCCACAGATAGTTGGTTTtggtaatatcaattttacgtcTGACAGTGCAACCGGAGATACATCTAAAACGTCTGGCAAACGGAATGTGTTTTCCATTTTATAATTCCTCCTTAAAAAACTTACTTGTACTTCTTGTTCCTTGGCCTCTTGTAATACCTTAGCAACGTAATAGACTTTACCATTCTTCCCATTGAATTCAACCAACACATAGTCTCCTTCACTGGGTAATTTTTCTAATGGATTAAAAGAGTCGGGGGTTATAAGATTCTCCTCGTCACCGCTTTCATAATAGTCTTCTTCCTCAGAATGAACACTGAACGTATCTTCTTCATCTGTTGTATCTTCTGGTTCTTGAAACACTTTTTTCTTTATGGGTTGCGCTTTCTTCTTTCTCTGCTTTTCTGCTTCGCGCTCCTCAATTTCCATTTTTTCTGGGGTGTCCGTGGCTATCATAGATTTACCCTTTCGTTTTGGTTGTCTGTTATTTTTCCTCGGCCCAGCCTTTGGCAGCCCTCGGAATTGATCCGGAGTTACAAATTCCAAAGATATTTCAGCCTCGGAGTCAGGAGTTCTACTTCTACTATGTTGGGCTCCGACTGCCAGTGGATTTTCTGGATTGAAGATTTGCCCATCTGGAGTATTTCCATCATTTTCAGTAATGGGTCTGTTAGTAACTTCACTTGGTAAGAAGTCTATGTCGGTAAAAACATTTCTATCGTACGGGAAGATGCCGGTCGTCTTAAAGGCACTACAAATATTTGACGGAGTCATTGCCTTCAGATGTGCATCCCCAACGCAAGCAGCTACCTCATAAATGGTTAGAGGTTTTCCTGGATTCCGCATCATCCAACTGTCTACAGCTGCATTGTAAGCAGTTTTGAAAGGTTTGTAAATGCAAACGTCTAAGGGTTGCATCTTTCCGGTAGAATGAGGAGGAACTGTTAATATTGTCACACCATTTTCCTTTGCCAATTCAATGGCTTTTATGCAAATATGAGCTTCAAAGTTGTCCATTATCAGTAAGCTGGGGGTTTCTTTTGTAGTGTTTGAGAATTTAATAAAGTGTTTCATCGTGTCTACAAATAGTGTGCTATTCATCCACCCAGACTGTGTAGCCAATCCTAACGTGCCGGTGGGAGCCCCATTTGTCATGTG includes the following:
- the LOC114330245 gene encoding venom protease, whose protein sequence is MFIIFIIFTFIAKLHGADQGCSIGGLQGTCQPISACSGVFSLLKDTDINFCQEEDPELYICCPDYLSSPTVEVEQYEDPSSISVKKCEEYYPPPADFIISAVGGTKSLPKEFPHMALIGYGQEKDKQWLCGGSLISHNFVLTAAHCLQSTDYGEAKWVHLGDLDISTDEDDAEPQDFKIIRVIAHPRYSFSSKYHDIALVKLDRNVMLTEYVAIACLQTVKKIYDPYNNMTAAGWGKIGFAEEQSSFLLKVSLNEVNTETCNRLYSDVKKSILPQGIVGNTMICAGGEIGVDTCEGDSGGPLQVRNHYKYDNGKGFRIVGVTSFGKACGITRSPSIYTRVSYYTNWIESIVWPEEYKKAHS